GTCAATATCAAATTATTTGGTCGCATATAAAATAGGTCTTGATGGCACCGCATCATTTTCTATAGGCGCCAGCTGTAGATCCATCACATAAATGCCGTCCTCGACTTCTTCGGGCACGTAAACCAGCTCCGTGATGGTAGCGTCCAGACGCTGGTCTCCAGAATAATCCCAAAATGCCTTATGGGCCAATAGTTTACCATCGTCCTTCTCTTTGTCTACGCTGGGAAGGTCTATGAGAAGATGATGTATTCCGCTTTCGCGAAAGCGTAACGCCACCTCCTCCAGCAAATACGGCGGATTTGTATTTGAGTAATTGCGACTCAATTTTTCATCGCCATTGGGCAACGTGCGTATGATCACCGCCTGAACGCCATTTTCAAGCTCAGCTATCAAATCATTTGAAATGATCAAGTCATCACCTCTTTGTTCAGGCTGCACCGTGATCAATTGAGCTTTAAAAAAAGTACCAGATTTGAGCACATCGTGAACGCTGTGAAATTCCTCAGTTATGTGCCCAATGCACTCGGTATGCGTCCCATGGCTGTGCGGGTTAAAAAACACGTCATTAAAATTAGTCGAGCCACCTAGAGCGACTTTACCCACGTAACCGTCTACTTCAACGTGTGTGATTTTGGGCTGGTCTATGTACCACGCTCCCACTCCAGCATCGTGCTGAATGGTCGTACTGATGTCGATGGGTGCTGATAAATTTATATTCAGAGACTCATCGCCTAGTTGCAAAGACGTTTTCATAGGTTCATTATTACAGGAGATCATGCTTATTGTGGCAAGTATCAATATCAGATTTCTGGTATTCAAAAGTCGAATTTGCTCAAATTTAGGTTTTAAAATCGAAAGGTGTTTGAGGCTATGAAATGCTTCTGCCGATTTAATCTGATCGCTGGATCTTTGCAATTATTTATTAATGAGTAGTCACTTTCATTTGAGCGTTCATAAATAATTGATTGAGCGTAAGCGATTACCATAAAAAACAGCGTTATAATAATTAATTTGCGCTTCATGTTTCAATTTTCATGACTGACAGTCGCCGTACAAATTTTTTCTGGGCTCTAGTAGTGATTGCAGCGGGTGGAGGGCTATTTCTACTGGCGCAACCCTACCTACCCGAACGGCTGTTTTCTGAGAAAATGAGCGGAGCCGCAATTGTCATGGACAGCCTTATGCTGGAAGCCATGAACACCTCGCAAGTTGCTCAAAATGAGATCTCTGAGCAAGATTCTGTAGATGTTTCGACCCAAACTTCAGAAAATTCTACTGAACCCATCTTAAATCAACCTAAAGCTCAAGTTATCAAAAGACCGCCTTCTGAATTCTTGAGTGTCTATGATTATGATTTCAACAAGGAACTGGAGGTCGATAGTTTGGGGTTGAGAATGATTCCGCTTTCGCGAAAGCAAAAAAAATACACCGGCTACAACCACCTCAATTCGTTTTTTGAGAAGTTAAATGCCCTAGAACAAGACAGCATCTCAAATGTACGAATCGCATATTATGGTGATAGTATGATCGATGGGGACTTGATTGTGCAAGATCTGCGTAGTGCGCTACAGGAAAAATTTGGCGGTCGTGGTGTAGGCCTCGTTCCCATGCAATCAGAAAGTGCTCGCTCACGATATTCGGTAAAACATAAAACTACCGGATCTTGGAAGGATATAAGCTTCATGAAAACGCGATCAGATAGTTTGGATTTTGGGGTGAGCGGAGCAGTTTTTAATGCAGTCGATTCTACTTCGGCAGTTAGTTTCAAAGCCAGCGGCATCAAACATAGTTACCGACTCTACTCACCAAGATTGTACTACGGAAAAGGAAATGATAGCGCTGTGGTGTATGTGAAAAGTGAAAAAGACAGCGTTGCTCGATCCTTACCACTTAACAGATCTGGAAAACTCAATAAAATCCTCCTTGATCCCGCAGCAATCAAGAGTCTGGACATTAAATTTAAAAATGCCGAAACTGTTCCCCTTTATGCTGTAGACTTTTTTGACGGTCAGGGAATCACTATAGACGGTTTTTCACACCGTGGAAATTCAGGAATGCCGCTGAGTCTATTGAAGAAAGACTTGATGCGAAAATTCCAGAATGAGCTGGATTACGATCTGATTGTGCTTCAATTTGGAGCCAATGTTTTG
This genomic interval from Nonlabens spongiae contains the following:
- a CDS encoding cyclase family protein; translated protein: MKTSLQLGDESLNINLSAPIDISTTIQHDAGVGAWYIDQPKITHVEVDGYVGKVALGGSTNFNDVFFNPHSHGTHTECIGHITEEFHSVHDVLKSGTFFKAQLITVQPEQRGDDLIISNDLIAELENGVQAVIIRTLPNGDEKLSRNYSNTNPPYLLEEVALRFRESGIHHLLIDLPSVDKEKDDGKLLAHKAFWDYSGDQRLDATITELVYVPEEVEDGIYVMDLQLAPIENDAVPSRPILYATK
- a CDS encoding GDSL-type esterase/lipase family protein, producing MTDSRRTNFFWALVVIAAGGGLFLLAQPYLPERLFSEKMSGAAIVMDSLMLEAMNTSQVAQNEISEQDSVDVSTQTSENSTEPILNQPKAQVIKRPPSEFLSVYDYDFNKELEVDSLGLRMIPLSRKQKKYTGYNHLNSFFEKLNALEQDSISNVRIAYYGDSMIDGDLIVQDLRSALQEKFGGRGVGLVPMQSESARSRYSVKHKTTGSWKDISFMKTRSDSLDFGVSGAVFNAVDSTSAVSFKASGIKHSYRLYSPRLYYGKGNDSAVVYVKSEKDSVARSLPLNRSGKLNKILLDPAAIKSLDIKFKNAETVPLYAVDFFDGQGITIDGFSHRGNSGMPLSLLKKDLMRKFQNELDYDLIVLQFGANVLSTSTSQFNWYARRMERVIQHLNELFPDTPVLVMGTLDKGTKIKEEVKTDSTVVRLLSAQQRYAANTNSAFMNLFDLMGGVHSMTAWRDHKLANGDYTHLSPKGSRKMGRMIYDELMKGYAAFAKVEKEDEVESEFEIETQNQIDD